The genomic stretch atgtgataggtgatAAAAGTTCAGCGGGGTACCCCTAAGTTTTTCAGTTTGAGCAGAGATCGTTAGAAAGATGGCACCAATGGTAACTGAAACTGAAACTACCTTGGCCTCGAAGTGCTCGGTGAGGAGGATGTTGCTGGACTTGAAGTCCCGGTGGACGACGGGGACGCCGACGGCCGTGCTGGAGTGCAGGTACGCCAGCGCCCTCGCCGCGCCCAGCGCGATCCGCAGCCGCAGCGGCCAGTCCATCTTCACCTCCCCAATGcctgaagaagaaaaaacttgTCAGGAAGCAACTTGTGAACATCCAGGCACACTGACATTTTTTCTCATTGTGGCATTGCAACTGGAAGAGGAAAACATTTATGCTTGGTGTCACCGTTGAGGATGTCCTGGAGGTTGCCTTTGGGCATGAACTCGTAGACCACGAACCGGTGCTTCCCGTCGGCGCAGTAGCCGATCAGCGTCACCAGGTTGGGGTGGTCTAGCCTGCTCAGGATGTCGATCTCTACCCGAAACTCGCGCTCGCCGTCGGCCTGCTTGGAGGTGGGCAGGTCCATCTTCTTGATCGCAACGATCTTCACATCCAGCAGAAACTTCATACTGTTAGAATCGATTTCTGAACATTGCAAGTGGAATGTTGTATAGTTACTTAAGTACGAAACTACTGACTGGATGCTACTACATACAAATTCTGAACTGAAAACGAAAAACATGCTTAGTGCTTTTGCTCAAAACTTGGGTGTCAAGTTTACTTTTATCATGAGAAATTGACAATCAAAGTTTGATGGATTTTGACTGGTGGTTGCCACTTTGTTTTCTTGAGAGTGGATGTTAAGACAAAACGTCACACCACTCTGATCGTTTCTTTCTGCTGGACGTATCACATCCAGGTCAGATGGCCATCGCCAACAAAATTAAAATAGCATGCCAAATACATGCAACAAAAAATGAACTTCTCTTCCAAACTGAATCATTGGTGCTAAGACTGCCGATAATTCGAAATGCTTCGGATGAAAGCTACTAAAGGACAAATTGACATCAACGTGTGAGCTTAAGCAAACACCTTAGCGTGTCTCTACAAATTCTGAAAATGAAGCCCGCGCCGACAGAAAGGGAAAATGACTGGGAATCGGTGAAAAGCACCTGGCCATCCTTGAGCACGCCTCTGTAAACCCGGCCGAAGCcgcccttgccgatgaggttcCGGTCGCTGAACATGTTGGtggcctcctccatctccttgaGCGTGAACACCATCGTGCAGTTGCGCTTCTTCGGTGGCGGGCTCTGCTCCTTCGCCTGCCACAGCTCGGCCGGCTTGTACACCCCTGCAGAGGATGTTCCTCAGATCATCAAAATTCCAACTCCTGCACACCTGCAATTTGCAAACTCACGCATATAATACAGaaggcaaaaaaataaaattgttcGCTCACATGGATTTAGCTGATCAAGTgatctgcttctcctcctcttgtTCCAGGATGAGACTATGT from Setaria italica strain Yugu1 chromosome II, Setaria_italica_v2.0, whole genome shotgun sequence encodes the following:
- the LOC101766019 gene encoding probable serine/threonine-protein kinase PBL28, with the protein product MEKGGFKMFNIVSSWNKRRRSRSLDQLNPWVYKPAELWQAKEQSPPPKKRNCTMVFTLKEMEEATNMFSDRNLIGKGGFGRVYRGVLKDGQIVAIKKMDLPTSKQADGEREFRVEIDILSRLDHPNLVTLIGYCADGKHRFVVYEFMPKGNLQDILNGIGEVKMDWPLRLRIALGAARALAYLHSSTAVGVPVVHRDFKSSNILLTEHFEAKISDFGLAKLMQQDQDLHTTTRVLGTFGYFDPEYALTGKLTLQSDVYAFGVVLLELLTGRRAIDLSQGPQEQNLIVGIHQVVGDRKRLRRVVDRDMAKGSYTVESVSMFAGLAARCVCFDSAARPSMPDCVKELQFIMYANMKI